Proteins from a genomic interval of Hippocampus zosterae strain Florida chromosome 14, ASM2543408v3, whole genome shotgun sequence:
- the arf6b gene encoding ADP-ribosylation factor 6b → MGKVLSKIFGNKEMRILMLGLDAAGKTTILYKLKLGQSVTTIPTVGFNVETVTYKNVKFNVWDVGGQDKIRPLWRHYYTGTQGLIFVVDCADRDRIDEARQELHRIINDREMRDAIILIFANKQDLPDAMKPHEIQEKLGLTRIRDRNWYVQPSCATTGDGLYEGLTWLTSNYKS, encoded by the coding sequence ATGGGGAAAGTGCTCTCGAAGATATTTGGCAACAAGGAGATGAGAATATTAATGCTTGGACTTGACGCCGCCGGAAAGACAACAATTCTCTACAAACTGAAACTGGGACAGTCCGTCACCACGATCCCCACAGTGGGCTTCAACGTGGAGACTGTCACCTACAAAAATGTCAAGTTCAACGTGTGGGATGTCGGCGGCCAAGATAAGATTCGCCCCCTGTGGCGACACTACTACACGGGCACCCAGGGCCTCATCTTTGTTGTGGATTGCGCAGACAGGGATCGCATCGATGAGGCGCGGCAGGAACTCCACCGAATCATCAATGACAGGGAGATGAGAGATGCCATCATCCTGATATTCGCCAATAAGCAAGACCTTCCCGATGCCATGAAGCCACACGAAATTCAAGAGAAGCTCGGATTGACACGCATCCGAGATAGGAATTGGTATGTTCAACCCTCATGTGCGACCACGGGTGATGGACTCTATGAGGGCCTGACATGGCTAACCTCTAATTACAAATCTTAA